Within Acidimicrobiia bacterium, the genomic segment GCAACTGGTTCCTGATCGTCGCGGCCGCGGGCTCGTTGTTCGTCGTCACCGGCAAGCGCACCGCCGAGCACATGCAGCTCGGCGCGGACGCGAGTCTGCACCGCCGATCGCTCGCGGGCTACTCGATGGCATACCTCGGCTACGTGCGCGCGGTGTCGTCGAGCATCGCGATCCTCGCCTACTGCCTGTGGGCGTTCGAGGCGTCGGGCCGTACCGGGAACCAGGTGTGGTTCCAGCTCGCGATCATCCCGTTCGTGCTCGGCGTGCTCCGCTACGCGCTGCTGCTCGACCACGGCGAGGGCGGCGCGCCCGAGGAGCTGCTGATGAGCGACCGCGTGCTGCTGCTCATCGGGCTCGCGTGGATCATCTGCTTCGGCATCGCGGTGGTGAGCTGACGTGGCCCTGCGAGTGAGCGGCGAGGCGAGCACCGAGTCGACGTCGGAGCAGCTGCTGAGCGGCTGGGGTCGCACCAACCCGACGCGCGCGTCGGTGTGGAGCCCGGCGCGCACCGATCAGATCGCCGACCATCTCCGGCGCGCGAACCCGCGCGGCGTGATCGCACGCGGCCTCGGCCGTTCCTACGGCGACGCCGCGCAGAACGCGGGCGGCAGCGTGGTGCTCGCGACCGGGCTCGACCGCGTGCTCGAGCTCGACGTCGAGAAGGGCACGATCACCTGCGAGGCGGGCGTGAGCCTCGACACGCTCATGCGCGTGCTGCTCCCGCTCGGTTGGTTCCCCACCGTCGTGCCGGGCACGCGCTACGTGACGATCGGCGGCGCGATCGCCTCCGACATCCACGGCAAGTACCGGCTCGGTTCGTTCTGCGACGCGGTGACGCGCTTCACGCTCGCAACGCCCGCGGGGGGTCCGATGACCGTCGCACCCGAGGAGCACCCGGACGTGTTCTGGGCCACCGCCGGCGGGATGGGGCTCACCGGGATCGTCACCGAGGCGACGATGCGCCTCCAGCCCGTCGAGACGTCGCGCCTGCGCGTCGACACCGAGCGCGCCACCGACCTCGACGACTGCATGGCGCGCATGATGGCGACCGACTCGTCGTACCGGTACTCGGTCGCCTGGATCGACTGTCTCGCGTCGGGCGCGCACCTCGGCCGCTCGGTGCTCACACGCGGGAACCACGCGCGCCTCGACGAGCTCTCGGCACGCGACCGCAGCACCGCGTCCGAGTTCGCGCCGCGATCGCTCGTGACCGCGCCGCCGTGGATCCCGAACGGCCTGCTGAACCTGCTGAGCGTGCGCGCGTTCAACGAGCTCTGGTTCCGGAAGGCGCCGAACGACGAGCGCGACGCGATCCAGACGATGTCGCAGTTCTTCCACCCGCTCGACGGCGTGAAGGGATGGAACCGCATCTACGGCTCGCACGGATTCGTGCAGTACCAGTACGTCGTGCCGTACGGCGCGGAGGCGGTCGTGCGGAAGACGCTCGAACGGCTCAGCGCGGCGCGCTGTCCGTCGTTCCTCGCGGTCCTGAAGCGCTTCGAGCACTCGAACGTCGGTCCATTGTCGTTCCCGATGCCGGGCTGGACGCTCGCGCTCGACATTCCCGCCGCTCGCCGCGGCCTGCCGGAGCTGCTCGACGGGCTCGACGAGCTCGTGGTCGAAGCGGGCGGGCGCGTCTACCTCACGAAGGACTCGCGCGTGCCTGCCGACCTGTTGCCCGAGATGTATCCGGAGCTCGAGCGGTGGCGCGAGGCGCGGGCAACGGTCGACCCCCGCGGCGTGATGCGCAGCGACCTCGCTCGTCGGCTCGGTCTCGTGCGCGAGCAGGCCGCGGCATGAGAGACGCCGTCGGCTCCGTGCAGTCGGTGCTCGTGCTCGGGGGTGGCTCCGACATCGGGATCGCGATCGCGCGGCGGCTCGTCGCGCGCCACGCGCACACGATCGTGCTCGCGGGTCGGAAGCCGGAGCGCTTCGAGGAGACCGCGGCGGCGTTGCGCGCGGCCGGCGCGGCCCGCGTCGAATGCCTGCCATTCG encodes:
- a CDS encoding FAD-binding oxidoreductase, whose protein sequence is MALRVSGEASTESTSEQLLSGWGRTNPTRASVWSPARTDQIADHLRRANPRGVIARGLGRSYGDAAQNAGGSVVLATGLDRVLELDVEKGTITCEAGVSLDTLMRVLLPLGWFPTVVPGTRYVTIGGAIASDIHGKYRLGSFCDAVTRFTLATPAGGPMTVAPEEHPDVFWATAGGMGLTGIVTEATMRLQPVETSRLRVDTERATDLDDCMARMMATDSSYRYSVAWIDCLASGAHLGRSVLTRGNHARLDELSARDRSTASEFAPRSLVTAPPWIPNGLLNLLSVRAFNELWFRKAPNDERDAIQTMSQFFHPLDGVKGWNRIYGSHGFVQYQYVVPYGAEAVVRKTLERLSAARCPSFLAVLKRFEHSNVGPLSFPMPGWTLALDIPAARRGLPELLDGLDELVVEAGGRVYLTKDSRVPADLLPEMYPELERWREARATVDPRGVMRSDLARRLGLVREQAAA